A single region of the Anoplolepis gracilipes chromosome 1, ASM4749672v1, whole genome shotgun sequence genome encodes:
- the Mrpl33 gene encoding large ribosomal subunit protein bL33m — protein sequence MFLTNTLLKTKSKLILVLVESLISGHKLVRIRERLADKLEFIYYDPLVRCKALYKEKKKIRSLK from the exons ATGTTCTTAACGAACACGTTATTAAAGACAAAGAGCAA GCTCATCTTAGTCCTTGTAGAAAGTCTTATAAGTGGTCATAAGTTGGTGCGTATTCGAGAGAGGCTGGCTGACAAACtagaatttatatactatGATCCTCTTG TTCGATGCAAGGCACTAtacaaagaaaagaagaaaatacgtagtttgaaataa
- the Dup gene encoding DNA replication factor Cdt1 produces the protein MSQPSVTAYFNTRKRQACDELRGKSKVLLLERDTSSSQALTYADNSEQIVPDENKRTSPKIVLKHVPVKEGTRANKAVRNIQFDSSKASLERSPSRPRTRAMRSRALSSTDGSQPGIRDSLLKANGSSETKKVPFEKKGMLSPKKKPQTPTKCSVVPNKDTVIKGIEGEQSASSCPLTPPSSRKVSMMERLAKNDDLSLSEIKNRIQKSSRLAELKAITQRIANHERALEQLEKASDIKKPQMQKFEKIELEVPVSPQKGCKSPIKALRTPTKNADLLEMASPQRRILFEPKETTPSPIKSSPTYQKYMSLAESERPGLALPYNYRFLAEVFRCVDTVSAMLFNRKELITFSKLKPAVQELLRRNFTLEHLAQIKTIYPAAYTYHQEKVRNFGSVSKQERYELILTPVVEKNDGRNTPDADNVLKTASKSSMGPTVLLERKKKFYNILLEKVKDEHEKFLLSFESPKLMNIPREKIIRWHPEFDVESCKQIEQAELPQPPVVEKPTAKDVLDKAKSLFNCGTRMEKALQRLAEANLTTKSKSPSSLQDSTTQTTGNGIPKVNIAIVDTPPATPSTQINQLNTLFKGIPKALLQKVRARQEAKALEAMTRTPNADKEAALYSRLPELAKFLRNIFVAEKKGVLPLEAVIQKLDNSFRIKLTSQEMEEHVRQLCKLLPTWASIHNVRKVNYLKLDKNVELAKVIKRLEVLTNDKVKTTS, from the exons ATGTCGCAGCCATCGGTAACGGCATATTTTAATACGCGCAAACGGCAAGCATGCGACGAGTTACGCGGTAAGTCCAAGGTTTTGCTACTGGAGCGAGATACCTCGAGTAGCCAAGCGTTGACATATGCCGACAATTCGGAGCAGATTGTGCCCGATGAGAATAAGAGAACGAGTCCTAAGATCGTGCTGAAACATGTTCCCGTGAAGGAGGGCACTCGTGCCAATAAAGCGGTTCGCAATATCCAGTTTGATTCTTCGAAAGCAAGCCTCGAGAGAAGCCCGAGTAGGCCTAGAACACGAGCTATGCGCTCGCGCGCGTTATCCTCCACCGATGGAAGTCAGCCGGGCATCAGGGATAGCTTGCTGAAGGCGAACGGCAGCTCCGAGACTAAGAAAGTGCCTTTTGAGAAGAAGGGTATGCTCAGTCCGAAGAAAAAGCCGCAGACTCCTACAAAGTGTTCCGTTGTCCCAAATAAGGACACCGTGATCAAGGGGATTGAGGGCGAACAATCTGCCAGCAGTTGTCCGCTCACTCCTCCGTCATCGAGAAAGGTCTCGATGATGGAGAGACTTGCGAAGAATGATGATTTAAGCTTGAGCGAGATCAAAAATAGAATTCAAAAGTCCTCCAGATTGGCGGAACTGAAAGCTATAACACAACGCATTGCGAATCATGAACGCGCCCTGGAGCAACTAGAGAAGGCAAGTGATATTAAGAAACCTCAAATGCAAAAGTTTGAGAAAATAGAACTTGAAGTTCCTGTGAG tccaCAAAAAGGATGTAAATCTCCAATCAAGGCATTGCGAACTCCAACCAAGAATGCAGATCTTTTAGAGATGGCCAGTCCCCAGAggagaattttatttgagCCTAAAGAAACAACTCCAAGTCCGATAAAATCTAGTCCtacatatcaaaaatatatgtcgTTGGCTGAAAGTGAGAGACCTGGATTGGCATTAccttataattatagattccTGGCTGAAGTATTTAGATGTGTAGATACG GTCTCAGCAATGCTGTTTAATAGAAAGGAATTGATAACATTCAGTAAATTGAAACCTGCAGTTCAAGAGTTATTACGACGTAACTTTACACTGGAACATCTGGctcaaataaaaactatttatccTGCTGCATATACTTATCATCAAGAGAAAGTTCGAAATTTTGGTTCAGTATCTAAACAGGAGAGATATGAATTAATTCTGACACCTgtagttgaaaaaaatgatggaAGAAATACTCCTGACGCAGATAATGTATTGAAGACTGCCTCTAAAAGTAGCATGGGTCCTACAGTACTgcttgaaagaaaaaagaaattttataatattttattag aaAAAGTGAAAGATGAAcatgagaaatttttactgAGCTTTGAAAGtccaaaattaatgaatataccGAGGGAGAAAATAATACGTTGGCATCCCGAGTTTGATGTGGAGTCTTGTAAGCAAATTGAACAAGCAGAATTACCACAACCACCTGTTGTTGAGAAGCCAACTGCTAAAGATGTTCTTG ataaagCTAAATCTTTATTCAATTGTGGTACACGCATGGAGAAGGCATTGCAAAGGTTGGCTGAAGCAAACTTAACTACAAAATCTAAATCCCCATCTTCTTTGCAAGATTCTACAACACAAACTACAGGAAATGGTATTCCAAAGGTTAATATTGCCATTGTGGATACTCCACCAGCTACGCCATCCACACAAATCAATCAGTTGAATACACTATTTAAAGGTATCCCTAAAGCTCTGCTCCAGAAG GTTCGCGCTAGGCAGGAGGCAAAAGCATTAGAAGCAATGACAAGAACGCCAAATGCGGACAAAGAAGCTGCGTTGTACTCCAGACTTCCCGAGTTAGCGAAATTTCTTCGAAATATTTTCGTGGCAGAGAAAAAGGGCGTTTTGCCATTGGAGGCAGTGATACAAAAGTTAGACAATTCtttcagaataaaattaacgtCGCAAGAAATGGAAGAGCATGTGCGGCAATTATGCAAACTATTGCCTACATGGGCTAGTATTCATAATGTGCGGAAAGTGAATTATctgaaattagataaaaatgttgaacTTGCCAAGGTAATTAAACGATTAGAAGTTTTAACCAATGATAAAGTCAAGACGACGTCatga
- the LOC140668427 gene encoding mpv17-like protein 2 translates to MTMNIARGLELVFGRINHLKERIFSPKNLLYTNVAISVSLSATGDVLEQHYEILKGEWNSWSFIRTRNMAISGMSIGVVCHYWYNFLDTRMAGRTIGVVLKKVVVDQLICSPLCISMFFLTLAMLENSSWAEFKDEVRKKAHRLYIAEWVIWPPAQVINFYFLPTRYRVLYDNMISLGYDVYTSHVKHNVQTVNS, encoded by the exons atg acaaTGAATATTGCCAGAGGACTGGAACTAGTTTTTGGtagaataaatcatttaaaggAACGCATATTCTCACCTAAAAACTTACTGTATACAAATGTAGCGATATCAGTTTCTCTGTCTGCGACAGGAGACGTTTTAGAACAGCATTATGAGATATTAAAG GGTGAATGGAATAGCTGGAGCTTTATCAGAACAAGAAACATGGCCATATCTGGCATGTCTATTGGAGTTGTTTGTCATTACTGGTACAATTTCTTGGACACTAGAATGGCTGGACGCACTATCGGTGTAGTTCTAAAAAAAGTGGTTGTAGATCAATTGATTTGTTCACCTCTTTGTATAAGTATGTTTTTCTTGACACTAGCTATGCTGGAGAATAGTAGCTGGGCAGAATTTAAAGACGAAGTCCGAAAGAAAGCACATAGATTATACATAGCTGAATGGGTTATATGGCCTCCGGCCCaagtcattaatttttattttcttcctaCACGATATAGAGTGCTCTATGATAATATGATATCTCTTGGTTATGATGTGTACACCAGCCATGTAAAGCACAATGTACAAACAGttaatagttaa
- the LOC140668073 gene encoding N-acetylneuraminate (7)9-O-acetyltransferase translates to MTSAEHFISLITVASAKKLATALVICFIIYHGVIHLIYGSDSCKWLLTEGRYKGDKEWQPYGCMMHHYTQTDSRRCMRYLAFMGHHNHFVFTGDARVRQLYKSFVSQFVIDGKASDLTELPENSDLGFNDGQLKLNVQFLWRPRLDSTMIVNLRGWMQTDTPSIIVAGSAAAVILANNNSDTQLYSEYSTGLIRLVQPVDFLAKKGSRFLWLLQDPVLEERLPAQLSGLDNKQINLCNKAAEKILSHSETRIWQSSKLVGMGVLEQSPDGYLASPLSLRHKVQILLNTYCNDHMNFDDGSCCSSPEPATTLQILSLSALALFITIGGGAWLYRKMCRYRSEVSYSHVTSEEVEDTEEAGASEVIQIKQPEIQDFYTLITSLALFSIILAYFYLCDRTNFFMKENKYYSEFSFWLPLGYILALGLFFTEDRERGPRVLNREQTDEWRGLMQAVVLIYHVTGAKNVLPIYMYLRLINSAYLFLSGYGHFYYFWQTGDVSLVRFARVMFRLNLLTVSLCLCMNRPYQFYHFVPLVSFWFLVIYFLAWLPPRIYSGSLAEYGPRALLYFALKLLGLVSIITILYMSEVFFEKVFVTRPWKALFVTTDDDIREWWSRWRVDRYSVVWGLTFGAGLVALQRLDHIPGTALSSVLALISLIAYTTFTILCHSVSECEEIHSYVAFIPIIGYIALRNASLALRGKHSALLAGLGRISLETLVAQGHIWLAADSHGVLVLLPRFPVLNLLVTSFIFICASHEIHRLTNVLAPYAVPNDWKLVARNLLLFTAVLVPIGIHDGMF, encoded by the exons ATGACATCAGCGGAACATTTTATTAGTCTTATAACAGTAGCAAGTGCAAAGAAATTAGCTACTGCGCTTGTtatctgttttattatatatcatggAGTCATACATCTTATTTATG GTAGCGATTCTTGCAAATGGTTATTGACAGAAGGTAGATACAAAGGAGATAAAGAATGGCAACCGTACGGTTGCATGATGCATCACTATACACAAAC AGACAGCAGACGATGTATGAGATATCTAGCTTTCATGGGTCACCATAATCATTTTGTATTCACTGGCGATGCTAGAGTAAGACAAttgtataaatcttttgtTTCACAATTTGTAATTGACGGCAAAGCGTCAGATCTCACGGAGTTGCCAGAAAACTCCGACTTGGGCTTTAATGACGGGCagcttaaattaaatgtacagTTTTTATGGCGACCACGACTCGATAGCACTATGATAGTAAACCTCAGAGGCTGGATG CAAACGGATACGCCTAGTATAATCGTCGCGGGTTCTGCCGCAGCTGTGATTCTTGCAAACAATAATAGTGATACGCAACTCTACTCGGAATATAGTACAGGTTTGATTCGGCTGGTGCAACCGGTAGACTTTCTGGCTAAGAAGGGATCTCGATTTCTCTGGCTCTTACAAGATCCCGTACTCGAGGAAAGACTGCCTGCCCAATTGTCGGGCTTGGACAACAAACAGatcaatttatgtaataaagcAGCCGAGAAG ATATTGTCTCATAGTGAGACTCGTATATGGCAAAGCAGCAAACTAGTCGGTATGGGTGTTCTCGAACAAAGTCCGGATGGTTATTTGGCAAGTCCATTATCACTCCGTCATAAAGTTCAAATACTATTAAACACATACTGCAATGATCATATGAATTTCGATGATGGAAGCTGTTGCAGTTCTCCCGAGCCAGCAACTACTCTACAGATATTAAGTCTATCTGCACTtgcattatt TATAACAATAGGAGGAGGAGCATGGTTATACAGAAAAATGTGCAGGTATCGTTCTGAAGTGTCTTATTCTCATGTTACGTCTGAGGAAGTAGAGGATACGGAAGAAGCAGGTGCTTCAGAAGTTATACAAATTAAGCAACCTGAGATACAAGATTTCTACACTCTTATTACATCGTTAGCtctcttttctattatattggCATATTTCTACTTGTGCGATAG aacaaatttctttatgaaagaaaataaatattacagtgAGTTCAGTTTCTGGTTACCATTAGGATATATCTTAGCTCTTGGATTATTTTTCACCGAAGATCGTGAAAGAGGACCAAGAGTGTTAAATAGAGAGCAAACGGATGAATGGAGAGGCTTAATGCAAGCAGTTGTTCTTATATATCATGTCACTGGTGCCAAGAATGTTCTACCAATTTATATGTacttaagattaattaattctgcCTATTTATTTCTGTCTGGATATggacacttttattatttttggcaAACCGGCGACGTATCTCTTGTTAGATTTGCCAGA GTCATGTTCAGATTAAACTTATTGACAGTATCGTTATGCCTTTGCATGAACAGGCCATATCAATTCTATCATTTTGTACCATTAGTGTCATTCTGGTTTTTAGTGATTTACTTTCTGGCCTGGCTACCACCCAGAATATATTCCGGAAGTTTAGCGGAATATGGTCCGAGAGCCTTGCTGTATTTTGCTTTGAAACTTTTGGGTCTTGTGTCAATAATCACTATACTATATATGTCAGAG GTATTTTTTGAGAAAGTTTTCGTCACGAGGCCCTGGAAAGCGTTATTCGTGACGACTGACGATGACATTCGCGAATGGTGGTCTCGCTGGAGAGTCGACAGATACAGCGTAGTTTGGGGCTTGACCTTCGGAGCTGGTCTTGTCGCTCTTCAGAGACTAGACCATATTCCAGGCACCGCATTGTCCTCCGTGCTGGCATTGATCTCTTTAATAGCATATACTACTTTCACAATTTTGTGCCACTCTGTATCAGAGTGTGAGGAGATTCATTCTTACGTCGCTTTTATTCCG atTATAGGATATATCGCTCTTCGAAACGCATCATTGGCATTACGGGGAAAACACTCTGCACTTTTAGCTGGATTGGGTAGAATAAGTTTAGAGACATTAGTTGCCCAAGGCCACATATGGCTGGCAGCAGATTCACATGGAGTGCTTGTTTTATTACCTAGATTCCCAGTATTAAATTTGCTGGTTACATCGTTCATTTTCATCTGTGCCAGTCATGaa ATTCACAGATTAACAAATGTTTTAGCACCATATGCAGTACCAAATGACTGGAAATTAGTAGCTCGTAATTTGCTACTGTTTACAGCTGTATTGGTACCTATTGGCATTCATGATGGAATGTTTTAA